In the genome of Vicia villosa cultivar HV-30 ecotype Madison, WI linkage group LG7, Vvil1.0, whole genome shotgun sequence, one region contains:
- the LOC131619360 gene encoding uncharacterized protein LOC131619360, with translation MKMNISLFYVDEQHNESSLLDIYDPRTWNNLSNDLRDELLRNGPIRDVSIVNGPKDTFGRHFSSSCYIRYCSNGEEQDRNWLVYSKELDRVFCFCCKLFGTSSKMNRLANEGFNDWKHIYERLKEHESSGAHMSFMSKWIDLQIRFKKNITIDKHLQELLRNEKRHWKDVLLRIVSVTRYLAEQNLAFRGKNERINVENNGNFLSLVEMIAEWDPVMQKHFERIKNNEIHYHYLSHKIQNELINMLGNEVKSAIVEKIKEAKYFSVILDCTPDVSHQEQMTLIIRCVDVSTSPIKIEEFFVEFLKVYDTTGQGLFEELKNVLETLSLDINNVLVKVRFIPAFPFVLICALLVPYFNITSIAYQKKM, from the coding sequence ATGAAAATGAACATATCCCTTTTTTATGTTGATGAACAACATAACGAGTCTAGTCTATTGGACATTTATGATCCAAGAACATGGAATAACCTTAGTAATGACTTAAGAGATGAATTACTAAGAAATGGTCCTATAAGAGATGTGTCAATTGTGAATGGTCCTAAAGATACTTTTGGTAGACATTTCTCATCATCATGTTATATCCGTTATTGTTCTAATGGAGAAGAGCAAGATAGGAATTGGCTTGTTTATTCAAAAGAATTGGATAGAGTTTTCTGTTTTTGCTGTAAGTTATTTGGTACAAGTAGTAAAATGAATCGCTTAGCAAATGAAGGTTTTAATGATTGGAAACATATTTATGAAAGGCTTAAAGAACATGAATCAAGCGGTGCACACATGTCTTTCATGAGTAAATGGATTGACTTACAaattagatttaaaaaaaatataacaattgaTAAACATCTTCAAGAGCTTTTAAGAAATGAAAAAAGGCATTGGAAAGATGTATTACTTAGGATAGTTTCTGTTACTAGATATCTAGCTGAGCAAAATTTAGCATTTCgtggaaaaaatgagaggattAATGTGGAAAACAATGGAAACTTTCTTTCTCTTGTTGAAATGATTGCTGAATGGGATCCTGTCATGCAAAAACATTTTGAACGAATTAAGAATAATGAAATTCATTACCATTATCTTAGTCATAAGATTCAAAATGAATTGATTAACATGTTAGGTAATGAAGTCAAAAGTGCAATAGTCGAAAAAATCAAAGAAGCAAAATATTTTTCTGTGATTCTTGATTGTACTCCTGATGTAAGTCATCAAGAACAAATGACTCTAATTATACGTTGTGTGGATGTTTCTACAAGTCCAATAAAAATTGAAGAGTTTTTTGTAGAATTTTTGAAAGTCTATGACACAACAGGTCAAGGATTGTTTGAAGAATTAAAAAATGTATTAGAAACTCTTAGTCTAGATATTAATAATGTGCTTGTAAAAGTTCGGTTTATTCCGGCTTTTCCCTTTGTATTAATTTGTGCACTCCTAGTGCCATATTTTAATATAACTTCtattgcttatcaaaaaaaaatgtgA